In the Bacillus sp. HSf4 genome, CGCTTCTTCTTCGCTCATGTCCGAAAATACTTTTTGCGCCCAAGCTGGTGAAGGGGCAGCCACAACGGTCCAGCTGACTTTATCGGACTGAATCATTTGCCTGTATGTATGCAAAGCTTTTCCGGCCGCTTTCTGCTGTGCTGCAATTCGCTTCGAATCGATTCCTTTTAAGAGGTCCGGGCTTGATGAGACAATCGAAATAAAGGCAGCGCCTTCCTTAGCCATCGTCTCCACCCCTTTGGCTTCCCATTCCGGATACTCTGCAAACGCTTCGAAAGGGGCGAGCTCGTATTTCAGCCTTGTGACTTCATCATCCTGCCAGCGGACTGTCACATGCTTTGCACCTCGCTCATAGGCGCTTTTCACAAGCAGACGGGCAAAATCGCGGACTTCCGTCGAAGCGTTGATCACGACCTTTTGGCCCTTTTGGACATTGACGCCGACTTCTGTGACAAGCTGTGCGTATTTACTCAGTTTATCGGTAAACGAATTCATTGGCAAAACCTCCTTTATTGTCGTAAACATCATACCAAAAATTGAATTGAAAAGAAAAAAAAGACGCAGCGGCAGGGCTGCGAATTTTTTTAGCGGTTTAATTTGGCTGTTTGTTCAGGAGGGGATGGCATATGCATGAGCGAAATGCTCATTCCCCCGAGAATGATGCCGCTTAAAATGACGGTAATAGCCACGCGTCTTCCCAAATCTCTGAGCATGTTTTTCCTCCTTATCGTTTATCCATTCCTCACGATATGAAGGAAGCCGGCAAAAAAGACGTGGAAAACAAAATTATTTTGCGGCTTTTTGCAATTTATCAATCACATCAAGCGAACGTCCTGTCCCGATGGCGACAGATTCAAGCGGATTTGCGGCGACATGCACCGGTACGACGATTTCCTGTGAAAGCCATTCTTTGATCCCGTTTAAGAGGGCGCCGCCTCCCGTTAAAATCACGCCGCGGTCGACGATGTCCCCGCTCAGCTCGGGAGGGCAGTCCTCAAGAGTAGCTCTGATGGCTTCAATAATGTGAAGAAGAGATTCGCGCATGGCAGCCTGGATTTCATTTGATTCAAGGGTAATCGTTTTCGGCAGGCCTGTGACAAGATCGCGCCCTCTGACTTCCATCGTCTTTGTTTCATGCTCGATCAGAGCGTAGCCGATCTCAATTTTGATTTCCTCTGCCGTCCGTTCTCCGATCAGCAGGTTGTATTTTTTTCTGACGAATGTCACGATGTCTTCGTCAAGCTGATCGCCGCCGATCCGGATAGAATGGCAGGATACCACGCCTCCGAAAGAAATAATGGCCACCTCTGTCGTTCCCCCGCCAATATCGACGACGACATTTGCGACGGGCTCATCAACGGGCAGATCAGCGCCGATCGCCGCAGCGACAGGCTCTTCGATCAAATGCACCTGCTTGGCTCCGCAATTTTTCACGGCATCGCTGATGGCCCGTCTTTCAACAGCGGTGGAACCGGATGGCGTACACACCACAACACTCGGCTTTCTGAATGTAAAGCCGATATTTTTGCCCGCTTTTTTCATGATCTGTTTGAGAAGGTCTGTCGTCATGTCGTAATCGGCAATAACGCCGTCTTTCATTGGGCGTACCGCAACGATTTTGCCCGGCGTTTTTCCGATCATGTTTTTAGCCTCGGTGCCGACCGCCAACACGTTCTTTGTTTCCGTATCCACGGCGACAACGGAAGGCTCGTTTAAAATGATTCCTTTATTTTTGCTGTAAACCAATATGTTCGCTGTTCCTAGATCAATTCCGATCTCGGTCGTTTGAAACATGTTTTCACCCAATCTCTATTTAAAATTTTTTTCGAAAATCTTCGTGCTGAAAAAAGAATTTCATTTAAATTTTCTCATGAAATCATCGATTTATGGGGGTTTGTGACGGTTTTGAAAACAACCTGTAAAATGATGACCTCATATTTACATCACAAGAACATTATTTCATTTTTGTGTCTAATTTTTTTGCTGAAGAAAGGTGAAACAGGGAAACCTTTCATGCTTTTTGTACGTCTATCGTTATACTAAGACATTATCTTAGAAAAATAGAAACAAAGAGGAAGTAGGCGAAAGTTTTGAAAGCAATAGGAGTTGTAAGAAAAGTGGACGAACTCGGCCGCATCGTGATGCCGATTGAATTGAGAAGGGCTCTTGATATCTCGATCAAGGACAGCATTGAATTCTTCGTCGATCAGGATAAAATCATCCTGCAAAAGTATAAACCGCACGGCGTCTGCTTGATTACCGGTGAGATAACCTCTGAAAACCGCGCATACGGAAACGGGAACATTACGCTCAGCCCTGAGGGTGCTGAATTGCTGTTGGAGGAAATTAAAACCAAATTGAATCAGGAGAAAGCTTAACATCAAGCGCCCTTCTTACAGAAGGGTTTTTTTTCATCATTGTCGAAAAAAAGCCCTCTCACAAAACGAATCCGTCTATCACCTGAAAGATTCATCAATTTTAGACGATAAATACTTCGAACAATCCTCTCAAAGATGCTGTAAAGAATGTTACAATTGACTGAGAAATAGAAGTGGCAGGTGGGGGCATGAAAAGGTATCAAGGACGGATCATTTCAACCGTACTGGCAATGACTTTCATTATGTTTTGGAATTATTTATTTTACGGAGTATT is a window encoding:
- a CDS encoding protein YkpC (YkpC, a protein of only 43 or 44 amino acids, is found broadly in the genus Bacillus.); its protein translation is MLRDLGRRVAITVILSGIILGGMSISLMHMPSPPEQTAKLNR
- the mreBH gene encoding rod-share determining protein MreBH, which translates into the protein MFQTTEIGIDLGTANILVYSKNKGIILNEPSVVAVDTETKNVLAVGTEAKNMIGKTPGKIVAVRPMKDGVIADYDMTTDLLKQIMKKAGKNIGFTFRKPSVVVCTPSGSTAVERRAISDAVKNCGAKQVHLIEEPVAAAIGADLPVDEPVANVVVDIGGGTTEVAIISFGGVVSCHSIRIGGDQLDEDIVTFVRKKYNLLIGERTAEEIKIEIGYALIEHETKTMEVRGRDLVTGLPKTITLESNEIQAAMRESLLHIIEAIRATLEDCPPELSGDIVDRGVILTGGGALLNGIKEWLSQEIVVPVHVAANPLESVAIGTGRSLDVIDKLQKAAK
- a CDS encoding AbrB/MazE/SpoVT family DNA-binding domain-containing protein, which encodes MKAIGVVRKVDELGRIVMPIELRRALDISIKDSIEFFVDQDKIILQKYKPHGVCLITGEITSENRAYGNGNITLSPEGAELLLEEIKTKLNQEKA